From Tiliqua scincoides isolate rTilSci1 chromosome 2, rTilSci1.hap2, whole genome shotgun sequence, the proteins below share one genomic window:
- the WIZ gene encoding protein Wiz isoform X7 encodes MAASTPSQPRLTKAAAAPRSREDEAGAGALPETVMASEEEEEMVTAELGSPPLQKKSSLTGSLDQIPNRIGSSLSPEPSGNKADSQDSKTPNLTTCEVCGACFETRKGLSSHARSHLRQLGVAESESSGAPIDLLYELMKQKGKADSDPISPSLSKKSASPKEGTAGSSRPTLLPLDKATERPQEPPVNKAIKSPSGFSPKNVPQPGSPILKKVAPALPGSPLPKNPEDKSPKLPLSPLQSSPKAQWPQPEEEGPLNLTVDSDSGREIDCHLCGAWFETRKGLSSHARAHLRHLGVSDPDAKGSPIDVLNDLIKNEDFKGRLSSLLPSERESLGETGSSDGPSPKSTTTATPTTGMKQAHSPRPLGKQSSVLSPHSPPPSKKLKPHGHRLSAVANLERKQGLSSNAYWASDAEMAPLNLSSGAEPVRDIRCEFCGEYFENRKGLSSHARSHLRQMGVTEWYVNGSPIDTLREILKRRAQPRTSTSSSPAQGQKSVGPALLGGSLEPRSPGEGHVSAISKKAQQPESPLGHSPTSSPPPATRKIFSGLPSPSLHKKLKQDQLRMEIKREMMSGGLHNEAHLSDRAWSPREEMSPLNLSSRADPVRDIRCEFCGEFFENRKGLSSHARSHLRQMGVTEWSVNGSPIDTLREIIKKKNKPCLIKKEPNTMSIELPKSMGEEGAAPKSPGKMLHSMTLSPLGGRTGKPNLGREVSLSPLKSQESFLAPLSAKRPLSDERLSGHSEVKQKTYIQTELPFKAKPMHEKPTHTSSEACCELCGLYFENRKALASHARAHLRQFGVTEWCVNGSPIETLSEWIKHRPQKAGAYRSYIQGGRPFTKKFRNSSHARDDTSGKRAPLNLQAGSPPLVSRSLGGEMVPSEPSKAVDGGSEQPVVTSPLSLVKMEEHQQHNINKFERRQAKPIEVPPPREEESHDLQQKTEEVRQPPPRVRPVPSLVPRPPQTSLVKFVGNIYTLKCRFCEVEFQGPLSIQEEWVRHLQRHILETNFSKADALRSGTDVPLAPPVAEAQ; translated from the exons ATGGCGGCCTCCACCCCCTCGCAGCCCAGACTGACAAAAGCAGCGGCGGCCCCGCGATCCCGGGAGGACGAGGCCGGCGCGGGGGCGCTGCCCGAGACCG TTATGGcttctgaggaggaagaggagatggtTACTGCGGAGTTGGGATCACCACCTCTCCAAAAGAAGAGTTCTCTGACTGGGTCATTAGATCAGATTCCAAACAGGATAGGAAGTTCACTGTCTCCTGAACCTTCTGGCAACAAGGCAGACTCCCAGGACTCCAAAA CACCAAACCTCACGACGTGTGAGGTATGTGGCGCCTGCTTCGAGACCCGCAAGGGCCTGTCCAGCCATGCCCGTTCTCACTTGCGTCAGCTTGGTGTGGCTGAGTCCGAGAGCAGCGGAGCCCCTATCGACTTACTCTATGAATTGATGAAACAGAAGGGCAAAGCGGACAGCGATCCCATCTCACCGAGTCTTAGCAAAAAATCTGCTTCTCCCAAAGAAGGGACTGCAGGGTCCTCACGACCTACACTGCTGCCTCTCGACAAAGCTACAGAACGGCCACAAGAGCCACCTGTAAACAAAGCAATCAAATCACCTTCAGGTTTCAGCCCCAAGAATGTTCCTCAGCCAGGATCTCCCATACTCAAGAAAGTGGCACCTGCTCTGCCTGGTTCTCCTCTACCAAAGAACCCTGAGGACAAAAGCCCCAAGCTACCATTGAGCCCCCTGCAGAGTTCTCCTAAAGCACAGTGGCCACAACCGGAGGAAGAAGGCCCCTTAAATCTAA CTGTAGATAGTGACTCGGGCAGAGAAATTGACTGCCATTTATGTGGTGCCTGGTTTGAAACCAGAAAAGGGCTGTCAAGTCACGCTAGAGCCCACCTGAGACACCTGGGAGTGAGCGATCCGGATGCTAAAGGATCTCCTATTGATGTTTTAAATGATCTCATCAAAAATGAAGACTTCAAAGGCCgtctttcctctctcctccctagTGAGAGAGAATCATTAGGGGAGACTGGGAGCTCTGATGGACCCAGcccaaagagcacaactacagCAACACCTACCACAGGCATGAAACAAGCACACTCACCAAGGCCTTTGGGCAAACAGTCATCTGTACTCTCACCTCACTCCCCTCCACCATCCAAGAAGCTGAAGCCACATGGGCACAGGCTGTCAGCTGTGGCCAATCTGGAAAGGAAACAGGGTCTTTCTTCCAACGCGTACTGGGCATCAGATGCTGAGATGGCTCCACTCAATCTCT CTTCTGGAGCAGAACCTGTGCGGGACATCAGGTGTGAGTTCTGCGGTGAATATTTTGAGAATCGAAAAGGGCTTTCAAGCCATGCCAGGTCACATCTGCGTCAGATGGGGGTGACTGAGTGGTATGTGAATGGATCTCCCATTGACACGCTCCGAGAAATCTTGAAACGGCGAGCTCAGCCTCGGACCAGTACCTCCAGCTCTCCAGCACAGGGTCAGAAATCTGTTGGCCCAGCCCTTCTTGGAGGCTCTCTAGAACCACGCAGTCCAGGAGAGGGCCACGTATCTGCCATTTCTAAGAAGGCACAACAGCCAGAGAGCCCTCTAGGGCACTCTCctacctcttcccctcccccagccacgagaaaaatattttctgggcttccttctccctccttgcACAAAAAACTGAAGCAAGACCAGTTGCGAATGGAAATAAAGAGGGAAATGATGTCTGGAGGACTACATAATGAGGCGCATCTATCCGACAGAGCTTGGTCACCGCGAGAAGAGATGTCCCCACTCAATCTCT CTTCACGTGCTGACCCTGTGCGGGATATTCGTTGTGAGTTTTGTGGTGAATTTTTTGAGAACCGGAAGGGGCTCTCCAGCCATGCCAGATCCCATTTGCGTCAGATGGGAGTGACAGAATGGTCAGTCAATGGCTCTCCCATTGACACACTCCGAgaaattataaagaaaaaaaacaagccaTGCTTGATAAAGAAGGAGCCAAATACGATGAGCATCGAGCTTCCAAAGTCCatgggggaggaaggagctgctCCCAAATCCCCTGGGAAAATGCTGCATTCAATGACCTTGTCCCCGCTGGGCGGGAGGACAGGAAAACCGAACCTTGGTCGGGAGGTCTCCTTATCCCCACTCAAGTCACAGGAAAGCTTCTTGGCACCACTTTCTGCTAAGCGCCCACTGTCAGATGAGCGACTGAGTGGCCACAGTGAAGTGAAACAGAAAACTTACATTCAGACTGAACTGCCATTCAAAGCCAAGCCAATGCACGAAAAACCCACTCATACAT CCAGTGAAGCCTGCTGTGAACTCTGTGGCCTCTACTTTGAGAATCGCAAGGCACTGGCCAGCCATGCTCGTGCGCACCTCAGACAGTTTGGAGTGACTGAATGGTGTGTGAACGGCTCCCCAATCGAGACACTGAGTGAGTGGATCAAGCATCGCCCCCAGAAAGCTGGAGCTTATCGCAGTTACATCCAAGGTGGGAGGCCCTTCACCAAGAAGTTTCGTAATTCCTCTCATGCGCGTGATGACACCTCTGGGAAGAGAGCTCCACTGAacctgcaggcaggcagccctccACTGGTGAGCAGAAGCCTAGGAGGGGAGATGGTGCCCAGTGAACCCAGCAAAGCTGTGGATGGTGGCAGTGAACAACCTGTAGTCACTTCACCTCTATCGTTGGTAAAGATGGAGGAGCATCAACAACATAACATCAACA AGTTTGAACGAAGGCAGGCCAAGCCCATCGAGGTTCCTCCACCTCGAGAAGAAGAGAGCCATGACTTGCAACAGAAGACTGAAGAGGTCCGCCAGCCACCCCCCCGAGTAAGACCAGTGCCCTCCTTGGTTCCTAGGCCGCCACAGACTTCCTTGGTGAAGTTTGTGGGTAACATCTACACACTGAAGTGCAG GTTTTGCGAAGTGGAGTTCCAGGGGCCCCTCTCCATTCAAGAGGAGTGGGTGCGGCATCTCCAGCGTCACATCTTGGAGACAAACTTCTCCAAGGCAGATGCCTTGCGAAGTGGGACCGATGTGCCTTTGGCACCACCTGTAGCTGAGGCCCAGTAG